A portion of the Fulvia fulva chromosome 1, complete sequence genome contains these proteins:
- a CDS encoding Zinc finger CCCH domain-containing protein has translation MNEEQIQAKIAALASQINQAKQRQQQIALAANTTYYTHPSRPSHHAREASHWTPYGRGGRAGYRAGFQNRSLVVGSRTGNPVADDARDDSGSDSSAFVSNRRAGTNSIMTKDTFQRQQRQKADYQEPHPPAPKRQDYKDTARDTKLSRTLIIDNIKFEINHDGSKLVRVSDPTTVDLETPKKWEQGPVTFLRSKHGNLIKATTPSQRYRQEHGTYPHGHDSPLTFSRPTPKKQCAKFTRYGTYSNQHICPGHAKAEKPRIQLARRTCLHGLACRYSHDPAKVAYCKDLLQHGKCPSEDACDMSHDKTYHRVPACTFFLRGNCTNSACRYVHVDVHPSPTRVCDAFARLGYCAKGTDCDKRHVFECPAYAEKRYCADHEKGICQLPHMEHAGTLRRAARRQAKMASDDASDLSSDEEDNNAGSEDNDHDSDIIMGSDDDSHELTQQQDYVPFV, from the exons ATGAACGAGGAACAGATACAGGCGAAAATCGCCGCCCTGGCCAGCCAGATCAACCAGGCGAAGCAGCGGCAGCAGCAAATTGCGCTGGCGGCGAACACAACATATTACACTCACCCCTCGCGTCCATCCCATCACGCCCGAGAGGCTTCACACTGGACGCCTTATGGCCGTGGCGGAAGAGCAGGATACCGAGCTGGATTCCAGAATCGATCCCTGGTCGTGGGTAGCAGGACTGGCAATCCTGTGGCCGATGACGCCCGCGACGACTCAGGCAGCGACTCGTCTGCCTTCGTGTCCAATCGGCGAGCTGGCACGAACTCAATCATGACCAAGGACACCTTTCAGCGACAACAGAGGCAGAAAGCAGACTACCAGGAACCACACCCACCAGCCCCTAAGCGACAGGACTATAAGGACACCGCAAGGGACACCAAATTATCCCGCACCCTGATCATTGACAACATTAAATTCGAGATTAACCACGATGGAAGCAAGCTAGTGCGCGTTTCTG ATCCGACTACGGTCGATCTGGAAACGCCAAAGAAGTGGGAACAAGGTCCAGTCACCTTCCTCCGCAGCAAGCATGGTAATCTAATCAAAGCGACCACACCGAGCCAGAGGTATCGTCAAGAGCATGGAACATATCCACATGGGCACGACTCACCCTTGACTTTCAGCAGGCCGACTCCGAAGAAGCAGTGCGCGAAGTTCACTCGATATGGTACCTATTCCAACCAACACATATGCCCCGGTCACGCTAAAGCGGAGAAACCCCGAATCCAGCTCGCGCGAA GAACCTGCCTTCACGGACTCGCATGCCGATACTCCCACGACCCAGCCAAAGTCGCCTACTGCAAGGACCTTCTACAACATGGAAAGTGCCCATCGGAAGACGCCTGTGACATGTCGCACGACAAGACTTACCACCGCGTGCCAGCCTGCACATTCTTCCTGCGCGGCAACTGCACAAACAGTGCATGCCGTTATGTTCACGTCGATGTTCATCCCTCCCCTACCCGCGTCTGCGATGCTTTTGCACGCCTTGGCTACTGTGCCAAAGGTACTGATTGTGACAAGCGTCATGTGTTTGAGTGTCCGGCGTATGCTGAGAAGCGGTACTGTGCGGACCACGAGAAGGGCATTTGCCAACTGCCGCATATGGAACATGCAGGCACACTCCGCAGGGCTGCCCGCCGACAGGCCAAGATGGCTTCTGATGATGCATCCGACTTGTCTAGCGACGAGGAGGACAACAACGCGGGTTCAGAAGACAATGACCACGACTCAGACATCATTATGGGCTCCGACGACGACAGTCATGAGCTCACTCAGCAGCAAGATTATGTTCCATTCGTCTAA
- a CDS encoding N-acetylglucosamine-6-phosphate deacetylase — MAGDFTCFINCRLCRGGQLVRDNLIVNNVTGQIADNIGYVSTDAIDLQGGIIAPGFIELQTNGMRGFHFTHFEDPLQYANALNNVAQYLPSTGVTSFYVTIPTVASEHFKKILPSLSPRHVSRGASILGAHAEGPYLCPSKKGAHNADLFHVPSTPPIDVYGPAAESCNILKLVTIAPELDDSAALVRSLTSKGIVVSLGHSNASYDTGMTAIKAGAACLTHTLNAMAPLHHRDPGLAGLVTASSSTAGTPFFSIIPDGNHLHPSVATMLFHSNPTKCILITDSTELAGLEDGTYPGHSQIPFNQTKVGNRVVIETTQTLIGGCADLSECVSNLIEWSGCTVAEAVRCVTENIVDLMGDGARGKLESGRRADFVVLNNQGHILQTWVAGQQVYNGE; from the exons ATGGCTGGCGACTTTACTTGCTTCATCAACTGCAGACTGTGCAGAGGTGGACAGCTAGTGAGAGACAACCTGATCGTCAACAATGTCACAGGCCAGATCGCGGACAACATAGGCTATGTCTCGACCGATGCAATCGACCTCCAAGGCGGCATCATCGCCCCAGGCTTCATCGAACTGCAGACGAACGGCATGCGCGGCTTCCACTTTACACATTTCGAAGATCCACTGCAATATGCCAATGCATTGAACAACGTGGCACAGTACCTCCCAAGCACGGGAGTGACAAGCTTCTATGTGACGATTCCTACCGTCGCCAGCGAGCATTTCAAGAAG ATTCTCCCCTCCCTCAGCCCTCGTCACGTCTCACGAGGAGCTTCTATATTGGGTGCTCACGCGGAAGGACCTTATCTCTGCCCAAGTAAGAAGGGGGCGCACAATGCAGACCTCTTCCATGTTCCCTCGACACCTCCCATCGATGTGTATGGACCCGCGGCCGAATCATGCAACATACTCAAGCTCGTGACTATCGCGCCGGAACTGGACGATTCTGCCGCACTTGTGAGAAGCCTGACCAGCAAAGGCATTGTAGTGTCTTTGGGCCATTCGAACGCCTCGTACGACACAGGCATGACTGCCATCAAGGCCGGTGCAGCTTGTCTCACCCATACTCTGAATGCCATGGCGCCGCTACACCATCGGGATCCAGGATTAGCAGGCCTTGTCACAGCATCGTCTAGCACGGCCGGCACGCCATTCTTCAGCATCATCCCCGATGGCAACCACCTTCATCCCAGCGTGGCGACAATGCTTTTCCACTCGAATCCTACCAAGTGCATCCTCATCACCGACAGCACCGAGCTCGCTGGCCTTGAAGACGGAACATATCCTGGCCATTCTCAAATTCCCTTCAACCAGACCAAGGTTGGGAATCGAGTCGTAATTGAGACGACACAGACGCTGATAGGGGGCTGCGCAGATCTCTCCGAATGTGTTAGCAATTTAATCGAGTGGAGTGGATGCACAGTTGCTGAGGCGGTACGATGCGTCACTGAGAACATCGTCGATCTTATGGGCGATGGAGCTCGGGGAAAGCTGGAGAGTGGCCGAAGAGCTGATTTCGTAGTTCTTAATAACCAAGGTCATATCCTACAGACTTGGGTTGCCGGTCAGCAAGTATACAATGGAGAGTGA
- a CDS encoding Actin cytoskeleton-regulatory complex protein sla1 produces MPFESVVRAVYDYQPQSEEELEIHEGDLLFVLEKSADDDWWKCKKKASDDDDEEPEGLVPNNYVEDVKAVYQAKALYDYTKQTDEELSFKEEARLDVYDTTDPDWTLVGSDGEFGFAPAIYIERVEATSAVPPARSLAPAPPPMPARPPAANEPIPGEADYPDPGAAPTPSPDPSAHNPAAQLAGIIAQRTGGTQLSPTIDRGLASPPLPNRPQYTPEDSDEEAAPSLPQRPPLQTIPVSPPPPPVQYSSPREARSPSIPSPPRNRVATSYDDEHGDDELRSPGGFHLYNVHEMIQHMGKNKKMPTTLGINIGKGIIMISPEKSRDGPSKEWTADKLTHYSIEGKHVFVELVRPSKSIDFHAGAKDTAQEIVSALGELAGAVRQEGLKEVLAAGAAAGAAGKKKGQMLYEFMAQSEDEVTVGVGDEVIILDDTRSEEWWMVRRMKNGKEGVVPSSYVEVTGRIPDALDSITGLDTARSTVEQNRLEEQRLAKEAAKRDKRRDGDVVPPERHSSLAGDTRRTSMRSSKSKDQSKSKPNLLKVRTWTDRTGSFKVEAEFIGLRDGKIHLHKMNGVKIAVPVSKMAVEDLEYVETATGASLDEDKPLSDIKRRNTQRSKATGQNGTAGASVQKKDDYDWFDFFLQCGVNPQICERYAGAFSRDQMTPEVLPDVTEQLLRTLGLKEGDILRVTKYLDNKYDRKNGAGSSADGASGAEGGLFSGPGGALRNNTRKGRPAPVVQTNDVVDESAFKPKDGSPTSRGVPGDAKATPLTSAPARKATSGFDDDAWDVKPARSQPPTSDTAVAPSPALVDPPKAPGPKINEDLVSLSISSPALEPTPATPTAPAQVLVAQPTAPQQPQAPPVANQAIFDKIASLAPAARRQQPMQTGYQQPMQAQQTALPRQRPTAPQQQSPKGPLNMPPPPRAASAPGFPPQQSQFGAAPLQPQLTGYPPQQFQQLQPQQTSFQGAQGYGQPYQQPNGMQPQMNSIQTMQQNYPSLQPQPTGFQPQSQFGQQAQQLGMAPTGYQQQLVNGAQTGSPFADPPRQQFQPMPSGLSSSFSPQQTGFQTAFSVSQPTGMNGFGAQPTQPVPQLPPQQTGGVFGPSQPLGSQAPPMPLVPQKTGPPPPVRFGVQPGVKPLAPQPTGRANLAKATPQNPFGF; encoded by the exons ATGCCTTTCGAGTCAGTCGTGCGTGCCGTCTACGACTACCAGCCGCAAAGTGAGGAAGAGCTCGAGATCCACGAAGGAGACCTGCTGTTCGTGTTGGAGAAGAGCGCCGACGACGACTGGTGGAAGTGCAAGAAGAAGGCGTCCGACGATGACGACGAGGAGCCGGAAGGTCTTGTGCCCAACAACTACGTCGAGGACGTAAAGGCCGTGTATCAAGCCAAGGCGCTGTACGACTACACGAAGCAGACCGACGAGGAACTGAGCTTCAAGGAGGAGGCACGCCTGGATGTCTACGACACCACCGACCCGGACTGGACACTGGTGGGCAGCGATGGCGAGTTTGGCTTTGCGCCCGCCATCTATATCGAGCGTGTAGAGGCGACATCTGCGGTGCCGCCAGCTCGCAGTCTAGCACCAGCACCTCCGCCGATGCCCGCTCGGCCGCCAGCTGCGAACGAACCCATACCTGGCGAGGCTGACTATCCCGATCCTGGAGCTGCACCCACACCTTCTCCTGACCCTTCCGCCCACAACCCGGCTGCTCAGCTCGCAGGAATCATCGCGCAAAGGACGGGCGGCACCCAGCTTTCACCGACGATAGACCGCGGACTGGCGTCGCCTCCACTTCCCAACAGGCCGCAGTATACGCCTGAAGACAGCGACGAAGAAGCAGCTCCATCGCTTCCGCAACGACCGCCCTTGCAGACCATTCCCGTCTCCCCTCCGCCGCCGCCGGTGCAATATTCTTCTCCCCGGGAAGCGCGATCGCCAAGTATACCATCGCCACCCCGTAATAGAGTCGCGACTTCGTACGACGACGAACATGGCGACGACGAGCTACGATCACCTGGCGGCTTCCACCTTTACAATGTGCACGAGATGATACAGCACATGGGCAAGAACAAGAAGATGCCGACGACCTTGGGAATCAACATCGGCAAGGGCATCATCATGATCAGCCCAGAAAAGAGCAGAGATGGTCCGAGCAAAGAGTGGACAGCAGACAAGCTCACACATTACAGTATTGAAGGTAAGCACGTCTTTGTGGAACTCGTGCGACCCAGCAAGAGCATCGACTTTCATGCCGGCGCGAAGGATACTGCACAAGAAATTGTGTCTGCACTAGGTGAGCTGGCTGGTGCGGTCCGACAGGAAGGGCTGAAAGAAGTGTTGGCGGCAGGAGCAGCGGCAGGAGCAGCTGGCAAGAAGAAGGGTCAGATGCTTTATGAGTTCATGGCTCAGAGCGAAGATGAGGTGACGGTGGGCGTTGGAGATGAAGTTATTATATTGGATGACACCAGAAGCGAGGAATGGTGGATGGTTCGCCGTATGAAGAATGGTAAAGAGGGAGTTGTTCCCTCTTCATATGTTGAAGTCACTGGTCGAATCCCCGATGCGCTGGACAGCATCACAGGACTTGACACAGCACGAAGCACCGTTGAGCAGAATAGGCTGGAGGAACAGCGGCTAGCGAAGGAGGCTGCTAAAAGAGACAAGCGTCGCGACGGGGACGTGGTACCTCCGGAACGCCACAGCAGTCTTGCAGGGGACACACGACGAACGTCCATGCGTAGCTCGAAGTCCAAAGACCAGTCTAAGAGTAAGCCGAACTTATTGAAAGTGCGGACATGGACAGACCGGACTGGAAGCTTCAAGGTGGAAGCTGAGTTCATTGGCCTGCGTGACGGCAAGATTCACCTCCACAAGATGAACGGCGTTAAGATTGCTGTGCCTGTATCGAAGATGGCAGTGGAGGACCTCGAATATGTGGAGACAGCTACTGGCGCAAGCTTGGATGAGGATAAACCGCTTTCGGACATCAAACGAAGGAATACTCAGCGATCCAAGGCCACTGGTCAAAATGGCACAGCTGGAGCATCAGTGCAAAAGAAGGATGATTATGATTGGTTCGACTTCTTTTTACAATGCGGTGTGAACCCACAGATCTGCGAGCGTTATGCAGGCGCCTTCTCCAGAGACCAGATGACTCCTGAGGTGTTGCCCGATGTTACCGAACAACTTCTCCGCACGCTTGGCCTTAAGGAGGGCGACATATTGAGGGTGACGAAGTACCTCGACAACAAATACGATCGAAAGAATGGCGCAGGATCAAGTGCAGACGGCGCCAGCGGAGCCGAGGGTGGGCTGTTTTCTGGACCTGGTGGAGCGCTACGGAACAACACACGAAAAGGCAGGCCTGCTCCTGTAGTACAGACCAACGATGTCGTCGACGAAAGCGCGTTCAAGCCAAAGGATGGCAGTCCAACGTCCAGAGGTGTCCCGGGCGATGCCAAAGCTACTCCTCTTACTTCCGCGCCTGCGAGAAAAGCGACGAGTGGTTTCGACGACGATGCATGGGATGTTAAGCCCGCAAGAAGTCAACCACCCACATCTGATACCGCTGTAGCGCCATCGCCTGCCCTCGTCGATCCACCCAAAGCCCCTGGACCAAAGATCAACGAAGATCTGGTTTCACTGTCTATCTCATCGCCAGCGCTTGAACCAACCCCAGCCACGCCAACAGCCCCAGCTCAAGTATTGGTAGCCCAGCCGACTGCACCGCAACAACCACAGGCGCCACCTGTTGCCAATCAGGCCATATTTGATAAGATTGCCTCACTAGCGCCTGCAGCTCGCCGGCAGCAGCCTATGCAGACAGGATACCAGCAGCCAATGCAAGCTCAACAGACAGCTCTGCCAAGGCAACGGCCGACCGCTCCTCAACAGCAGAGCCCTAAAGGTCCTCTGAATATGCCTCCTCCTCCACGAGCAGCTTCTGCGCCAGGCTTCCCACCCCAACAATCACAATTTGGGGCCGCTCCGTTACAACCGCAGTTGACCGGGTATCCTCCCCAGCAATTCCAGCAGCTACAGCCCCAACAGACGTCTTTCCAGGGTGCTCAAGGTTATGGTCAACCTTACCAGCAACCAAATGGCATGCAACCTCAGATGAACTCTATACAAACGATGCAGCAGAACTATCCAAGTTTACAGCCACAGCCAACTGGCTTCCAACCTCAATCGCAGTTCGGGCAACAAGCACAGCAACTTGGCATGGCACCGACAGGCTATCAACAGCAGCTCGTCAACGGAGCGCAGACGGGGTCACCATTCGCCGACCCACCAAGGCAGCAATTCCAGCCGATGCCTTCTGGACTGTCGAGTTCTTTCTCACCACAACAAACTGGTTTCCAGACAGCTTTCAGTGTCTCACAACCTACCGGCATGAACGGATTTGGGGCTCAGCCTACTCAGCCAGTGCCTCAATTACCTCCGCAACAGACTGGCGGTGTGTTTGGTCCCTCGCAGCCTCTGGGATCACAAGCTCCACCTATGCCCCTTGTCCCTCAGAAAACTGGTCCACCGCCGCCTGTACGATTCGGCGTTCAGCCTGGAGTGAAGCCTTTAGCGCCACAGCCGACTGGGAGGGCCAATTTGGCCAAAGCAA CACCCCAAAATCCCTTTGGATTTTAA
- a CDS encoding Casein kinase II subunit beta-1 codes for MSSSSQAPESWISAFCSLVGHEYFAEVSEDFIEDDFNLTGLQSQVPMYKEALEMILDVEPEDASEEEDEEDEDEDEDEDEDELQDGVRGGYRRAADAAAAAAERRHLRMASDLSVIESSAEMLYGLIHQRFITSRPGIQQMAEKYELGHFGHCPRVFCHGAKVLPVGCSDIPGQETVKLFCPSCLDVYSPPNSRFQTVDGAFFGTTFGCLFFMTFPELDVGGQKPALQQLDPSVSASSPLSGSTTAQNSSIDKTSRGSLSSSLTSQQPGVPPPPLGENAALPKQPDQINGVAPRNLAPGLGKGNIYEPRIYGFRVSEIAKTGPRMKWLRERPENVNDLDECATWAQNQAAMMNEAAAAAAEAEIGDSEMADDNEEIDDGEVEHQDMDASSATAVRSSGQAVQEVAQRRKPSGGSLRKQRHHQTGLVNGDSTRSVRVGDGG; via the coding sequence ATGTCTTCCTCTAGTCAAGCACCCGAAAGCTGGATCTCCGCCTTCTGCTCACTCGTGGGCCATGAGTACTTCGCAGAGGTGTCGGAGGACTTTATAGAGGACGACTTCAATCTGACAGGTCTGCAAAGTCAGGTTCCCATGTACAAAGAGGCCCTCGAGATGATCCTGGATGTCGAGCCCGAGGATGCAAGTGAAGAAGAGGACGAAGAGGACGAGGACGAGGATGAGGATGAGGACGAAGATGAACTGCAGGACGGGGTGCGAGGTGGCTATAGAAGAGCAGCAGATGCAGCCGCAGCTGCAGCGGAACGCAGGCACTTGAGGATGGCAAGTGACCTGAGCGTGATTGAAAGCTCAGCAGAGATGCTCTACGGCCTGATACATCAGAGGTTCATCACGAGTAGGCCTGGGATTCAACAGATGGCAGAGAAGTACGAGCTGGGCCACTTCGGACACTGCCCGCGAGTCTTCTGCCACGGCGCGAAAGTGCTCCCCGTGGGTTGCTCAGATATACCCGGCCAGGAGACTGTGAAGTTGTTCTGCCCGAGCTGTCTAGACGTCTACAGCCCTCCTAACAGCCGCTTCCAGACCGTAGACGGAGCATTCTTTGGAACGACGTTTGGCTGTCTCTTCTTCATGACCTTCCCGGAGCTTGATGTCGGCGGGCAGAAACCTGCATTACAACAGCTTGACCCATCCGTCTCGGCATCGTCACCGCTATCTGGTAGCACTACTGCGCAGAACAGCAGTATAGACAAGACTTCACGCGGCTCCCTTTCATCCTCTCTAACATCACAGCAACCAGGTGTTCCACCTCCGCCATTGGGCGAGAATGCTGCTTTGCCCAAGCAACCAGACCAGATCAACGGAGTCGCGCCTCGGAACCTTGCACCAGGGTTGGGAAAGGGCAATATCTACGAACCACGAATCTACGGCTTTCGTGTCAGCGAGATAGCCAAGACAGGACCTCGAATGAAGTGGTTACGAGAGCGGCCTGAGAATGTCAACGACCTCGATGAGTGTGCGACATGGGCGCAGAACCAGGCAGCAATGATGAATGAAGCAGCCGCGGCGGCGGCAGAAGCGGAAATTGGCGATTCGGAAATGGCTGACGATAACGAAGAAATTGATGATGGGGAGGTAGAGCATCAGGACATGGATGCATCGTCTGCGACGGCTGTTAGGAGTAGCGGCCAGGCAGTACAGGAAGTTGCGCAAAGGAGGAAGCCGAGCGGAGGTAGCCTGAGAAAACAGCGGCATCACCAGACGGGACTGGTAAACGGTGATTCAACGAGAAGCGTGAGGGTCGGAGATGGCGGTTGA